The genomic stretch CAACATCCAGGAAGTTGTCTCATAGATAAGTGATATTTCAGACACTCACAACAGATACCTTTTTTAGGACAAGGCTCATAAGTACAGTTACAATGTTGAAGATTTTTTTCTTTTTGACATTCCA from Thermosulfuriphilus ammonigenes encodes the following:
- a CDS encoding DUF6485 family protein, whose amino-acid sequence is MECQKEKNLQHCNCTYEPCPKKGICCECLKYHLSMRQLPGCCFPSKFEKTYDRSFEHFAKLVIEKVI